A genome region from Brooklawnia propionicigenes includes the following:
- a CDS encoding type II secretion system F family protein produces the protein MNAIYVAIAAAMIIAGIFVALGGFLPSVAGHDLSLSSRASRRWGGIPRPMRWRLAVGITAGIVVLAFTGFIPALLLVPALVVVLPELLRAQPQPEIEMLEALDRWIRVLTASVRTGKSVPQALRATSSQAPALLVAPVRGLIVRLDDRWTLRDGLQAMADELDSADADAVLAALILVGERGGVGASATLQALSDSIQDRLRAMREVAAERAKPQFVVRQVTVITVGAVGLGIVFAPSYFQPFTTAPGQLLMLVLGSCYLGSLYVLRRIATPRRRERILVRLQPQEVIADA, from the coding sequence ATGAACGCCATCTATGTTGCCATCGCCGCCGCGATGATCATCGCGGGCATCTTCGTCGCGCTTGGTGGCTTCCTGCCTTCGGTTGCCGGCCACGATCTCTCGCTGAGCAGCCGCGCCAGTCGTCGCTGGGGTGGGATCCCGCGGCCGATGCGCTGGCGGCTGGCCGTTGGCATCACAGCGGGCATCGTCGTGCTGGCCTTCACCGGGTTCATCCCGGCTCTGCTGCTGGTGCCGGCGTTGGTGGTGGTGCTGCCCGAATTGCTGCGTGCCCAGCCCCAACCCGAGATCGAGATGCTCGAGGCCCTGGATCGCTGGATCCGGGTGCTGACCGCATCGGTGCGCACCGGCAAATCGGTTCCGCAGGCGTTGCGCGCCACGAGCAGCCAGGCTCCGGCGCTGCTCGTCGCGCCGGTGCGTGGGCTGATCGTCCGGTTGGACGACCGCTGGACGCTGCGCGATGGGCTCCAGGCAATGGCCGATGAACTCGATTCGGCCGATGCCGATGCGGTGCTCGCGGCGCTGATCCTGGTCGGCGAACGCGGCGGGGTCGGTGCGTCCGCAACGTTGCAGGCGCTCAGCGATTCCATCCAGGACCGGCTACGGGCGATGCGAGAAGTCGCGGCCGAGCGCGCCAAGCCGCAGTTCGTCGTCCGCCAGGTGACGGTCATCACGGTGGGCGCGGTCGGCCTCGGCATCGTCTTCGCGCCGAGCTACTTCCAACCGTTCACGACCGCACCGGGGCAGCTGCTGATGCTGGTGCTGGGCAGCTGCTATCTGGGCTCCCTGTACGTCCTGCGGCGGATCGCCACGCCGCGGCGCCGCGAACGCATTCTCGTCCGCCTGCAGCCGCAGGAGGTGATCGCCGATGCCTGA
- a CDS encoding CpaF family protein — translation MNPLGNTRPAAAVPRLYLAEALTALTPRVDSEMASPPIRSGRSAKRGQQLDGVDWQVVVQLRRQASEQIAENSQHWANEHGRPMSADDRRMMGRSVIGAVVREHAGRLTQTGEQLWELAIEQAYAAAVENAIFGYGRLQPLFEIPTAENIEIHGWDCVVAQHGDGRREELPPVADSDDELIEAIRFLGSSASPARAFDDAHPMMTLALGDRFRLHAIGFGLSYRPSIVIRQHLLTTISLGELAGCGMMPADLADLLEACVLARKSIVISGDQGAGKTTLLRALVAAIPSTERIGTLETDYELLTHLLPTRRNMVALQAKTGLGEYHDGHSVGEYTVADLIPEALRQNLSRLIVGEVRGGEAGAMFEAMQSGAGTMSTTHSHSAASTMDRLAARVAQGGVLGVSEAYRQIALNLHLLIHVCLVDDTWRGGTRKRFISEVRELTGAVENGRPVTHLAYRADEHGRALQLQPSAELLGELRAFRGHG, via the coding sequence ATGAATCCGCTCGGCAATACCCGTCCGGCAGCGGCCGTTCCGCGGTTGTACCTCGCTGAGGCGCTCACGGCATTGACTCCGCGTGTGGACAGCGAAATGGCGTCACCTCCGATCAGATCGGGCCGCAGCGCCAAGCGAGGCCAGCAGCTTGATGGTGTCGACTGGCAGGTGGTCGTCCAGCTGCGCCGGCAGGCCTCCGAGCAGATCGCGGAGAACTCACAGCACTGGGCCAACGAACACGGGCGCCCGATGTCCGCGGACGACCGGCGGATGATGGGCCGCTCGGTGATCGGCGCCGTCGTCCGCGAACATGCCGGGCGACTCACCCAGACCGGCGAACAGCTCTGGGAGCTGGCCATCGAACAGGCCTACGCTGCCGCTGTCGAGAATGCGATCTTCGGCTACGGCAGGCTGCAGCCGCTGTTCGAGATTCCCACCGCCGAGAATATTGAGATCCACGGCTGGGACTGTGTGGTCGCCCAGCACGGGGACGGTCGGCGCGAGGAGCTGCCGCCGGTGGCCGACAGCGACGACGAACTGATCGAGGCCATTCGCTTCCTCGGTTCCAGTGCCAGCCCGGCGCGAGCCTTCGATGATGCGCATCCGATGATGACGCTGGCCCTCGGCGACCGCTTCCGGCTGCACGCGATCGGTTTCGGGCTCAGCTACCGGCCGTCGATCGTGATCCGGCAGCACCTGTTGACCACCATCAGCCTCGGCGAACTCGCCGGTTGCGGCATGATGCCCGCCGATCTGGCCGATCTGCTGGAGGCCTGTGTGCTGGCTCGCAAGTCGATCGTGATCTCGGGCGATCAGGGCGCCGGAAAGACCACCCTGTTGCGGGCCCTGGTGGCCGCGATCCCCAGCACCGAACGAATCGGCACCCTGGAAACCGACTACGAACTGCTCACCCATCTGCTGCCCACCCGGCGCAATATGGTCGCCCTGCAGGCCAAGACCGGACTCGGGGAGTACCACGACGGACACAGTGTCGGCGAGTACACGGTCGCTGATCTGATTCCCGAGGCGTTGCGGCAGAACCTCTCGCGGCTGATCGTCGGTGAGGTGCGCGGTGGCGAAGCCGGGGCGATGTTCGAGGCGATGCAGTCCGGCGCGGGAACGATGTCGACGACCCACTCCCACTCGGCGGCCTCCACCATGGACCGGCTGGCGGCCCGGGTAGCCCAGGGCGGCGTGCTCGGGGTGAGCGAGGCCTACCGCCAGATCGCGCTCAATCTGCATCTGCTCATCCACGTCTGCCTGGTGGATGACACCTGGCGCGGCGGCACCCGCAAGCGGTTCATCAGTGAAGTCCGTGAGTTGACCGGGGCGGTGGAGAACGGTCGGCCCGTCACTCACCTCGCCTATCGGGCCGACGAACACGGGCGGGCACTTCAGTTGCAGCCCAGCGCTGAACTGCTGGGCGAATTGCGAGCCTTCCGGGGGCACGGATGA
- a CDS encoding SAF domain-containing protein encodes MALSRPRPPTDLAPPQRPAAVQLRARRSNRLIVLGVLCACLGALIMAWVWTGTQESQTVVVMAAHVARGEQVEAADLTTTTLGRADGVAVVSADQASALVGQYALVDLPAGSLPGPDAVGVLVVPAGHAQLGLRLAAGRLPSQPLPPGTRVWLIAVPGAMDANTGPGAQYEAVVASAPLVTTDGNGWLVDVQVEESVAGQLAALAAVDRIAMVRRGDA; translated from the coding sequence ATGGCCCTATCACGACCACGTCCCCCGACGGACCTGGCGCCCCCGCAGCGCCCAGCTGCGGTGCAGTTGCGCGCGCGCCGCAGCAACCGGCTCATCGTTCTCGGCGTGCTGTGCGCCTGCCTCGGTGCTTTGATCATGGCTTGGGTGTGGACCGGCACGCAGGAATCGCAGACCGTGGTCGTGATGGCGGCCCACGTGGCGCGCGGTGAACAGGTCGAGGCAGCCGATCTGACGACGACAACGTTGGGACGAGCCGACGGTGTCGCGGTGGTGTCCGCGGACCAGGCGTCCGCGCTTGTCGGGCAGTATGCCCTGGTTGATCTCCCGGCCGGCTCGCTGCCCGGCCCGGACGCGGTGGGGGTGCTTGTCGTCCCCGCCGGCCACGCGCAGCTGGGGCTGCGGCTTGCGGCCGGGCGCCTGCCCTCCCAGCCACTGCCGCCGGGGACCCGCGTCTGGCTGATCGCCGTGCCGGGTGCGATGGATGCGAACACCGGCCCGGGGGCCCAATACGAGGCCGTGGTCGCCTCGGCCCCGCTGGTGACCACTGATGGCAACGGATGGCTCGTCGACGTGCAGGTCGAGGAGTCGGTGGCCGGGCAGCTGGCTGCGCTGGCCGCGGTCGACCGGATCGCGATGGTACGCCGGGGTGATGCCTGA
- a CDS encoding sodium:proton antiporter — protein sequence MEALVPWWGILPFAAMLLSIALMPLIRATAGHWENWRFQLGVALGLGVPVAIWVGFLLNWGRVGHAVFEYVQFILLLFALFVVSGGLFLAGDIKATPKANTVVLAIGAIAASFVGTTGAAMLLIRPLLNINQERKNKVHTAVFTILIVANNGGMLTPLGDPPLFMGFLRGVPFTWTFHLFPMWAFINTMLLLIYFALDTKAYAQEDPADLVTDATEIVPIRLLGLVNIAWFAVIIAAVALVPSIDLELIAEGHAAWHNYIPWREIVFLIAAAGSYLTSSRKIRFELNQFNWAPIREVAVIFIGIFLTMIPALEYLSQVADRLPLNTITFFIFSGSLSAFLDNAPTYATFFEMAHTLGADPTVLPEMARVAGVPWVWLEAISLGAVTCGAITYIGNGPNFMVKSVAESRGVAMPSFGGYIGWTSRYLIPTLIAMVCLFLVESAWGKAVGVLITVALIAEAAVIWARHRPVVAKPPPAQ from the coding sequence ATGGAAGCCTTGGTGCCCTGGTGGGGAATCCTGCCGTTCGCCGCGATGCTGTTGAGCATCGCGTTGATGCCCTTGATCCGCGCCACCGCTGGTCACTGGGAGAACTGGAGATTCCAGCTGGGCGTTGCGCTGGGGCTGGGCGTCCCGGTGGCGATCTGGGTCGGCTTTCTCCTCAACTGGGGACGGGTGGGCCACGCGGTCTTCGAATACGTCCAGTTCATCTTGCTGCTGTTCGCGTTGTTCGTCGTCTCAGGCGGGCTCTTCTTGGCCGGTGATATCAAAGCGACGCCCAAGGCCAACACGGTGGTCCTGGCCATCGGAGCGATCGCCGCATCCTTCGTCGGCACGACCGGCGCCGCGATGCTGCTCATTCGGCCACTGCTGAATATCAATCAAGAGCGCAAGAACAAGGTACATACCGCCGTCTTCACGATCTTGATCGTGGCAAACAATGGTGGCATGCTGACCCCACTGGGCGACCCGCCGCTGTTCATGGGCTTCTTGCGCGGTGTGCCGTTCACGTGGACATTCCATCTGTTTCCGATGTGGGCGTTCATCAACACGATGTTGCTGCTGATCTACTTCGCGCTCGACACCAAGGCCTACGCGCAGGAGGACCCCGCCGACCTGGTGACAGATGCGACCGAGATCGTCCCCATCAGACTGCTGGGTCTGGTCAACATCGCCTGGTTCGCGGTGATCATCGCAGCAGTGGCGCTGGTGCCATCCATCGACCTGGAGCTCATCGCGGAGGGCCACGCGGCCTGGCACAACTACATCCCGTGGCGCGAGATCGTCTTCCTGATCGCGGCCGCCGGTTCATATCTCACCAGCAGCCGCAAGATCCGGTTCGAGCTCAACCAGTTCAACTGGGCGCCGATCCGCGAAGTGGCAGTCATCTTCATCGGGATCTTCCTCACCATGATCCCGGCGCTGGAGTATCTGTCCCAGGTTGCCGACCGGCTGCCGCTGAACACGATCACGTTCTTCATCTTCTCGGGCTCGTTGTCGGCGTTCCTCGACAACGCCCCGACCTATGCGACGTTCTTCGAGATGGCCCACACGCTGGGCGCCGACCCGACTGTGCTGCCGGAGATGGCGCGGGTGGCCGGAGTGCCGTGGGTGTGGCTGGAGGCTATCTCATTGGGAGCGGTCACTTGCGGTGCCATCACCTACATCGGCAACGGCCCGAATTTCATGGTGAAGTCGGTCGCCGAGTCGCGCGGCGTCGCGATGCCCTCGTTCGGCGGCTACATCGGTTGGACGAGCCGCTACCTGATCCCCACGCTGATCGCGATGGTCTGCCTGTTCCTCGTGGAATCAGCCTGGGGCAAAGCAGTCGGCGTGCTCATCACCGTGGCGCTCATTGCCGAGGCCGCGGTGATCTGGGCCAGGCACCGGCCGGTGGTCGCCAAGCCGCCACCAGCTCAGTAG
- a CDS encoding metallopeptidase family protein, which yields MPVQLNQADFDRCVNEAIDSIPDALVSLIDNCVVLVEDEPPEGEPLFGLYVGVPLTERGFGYGGVLPDRITIFRGPHLRACESIDELVDQIHITVVHEIAHYFGIEDEALDELGY from the coding sequence ATGCCCGTGCAGTTGAATCAGGCCGACTTCGATCGTTGTGTCAACGAGGCGATCGATTCGATCCCGGACGCCCTGGTCTCGCTGATCGACAACTGCGTCGTCCTGGTCGAGGACGAGCCGCCCGAGGGCGAGCCTCTGTTCGGGCTGTACGTCGGGGTACCGCTGACCGAACGTGGGTTCGGCTACGGCGGTGTGCTGCCCGATCGAATCACGATCTTCCGCGGCCCCCATCTGAGGGCCTGTGAGTCAATCGATGAACTCGTCGATCAGATCCACATCACGGTGGTGCACGAGATCGCGCACTACTTCGGCATCGAGGACGAGGCCCTCGACGAACTCGGCTACTGA
- a CDS encoding YceI family protein, protein MVDAAALTGNWTLDPVHTRLGFSARHAMVTKVRGNFDTFEGTAYTDADNPGASHVEVTIQADSINTNNEARDQHLRTNDFLDAKTYPTISFKSTKVEKLDDEHVRITGDLTIKATTKQVSIDFEFGGVAQDPFGNTRMGFEGSLSINRQDYGVAFNAALETGGVLVSDKVDIDIEVSAVKLVDANA, encoded by the coding sequence ATGGTTGACGCCGCCGCTCTGACTGGCAACTGGACTCTTGACCCCGTACACACCCGCCTCGGCTTTTCGGCCCGGCACGCGATGGTGACGAAGGTTCGTGGCAATTTCGACACGTTCGAGGGGACCGCATATACCGACGCCGACAATCCCGGCGCATCGCATGTCGAGGTGACCATCCAGGCCGACTCGATCAACACCAATAACGAGGCTCGCGACCAGCACCTGCGTACAAACGACTTCCTGGACGCCAAGACGTACCCGACCATCAGCTTCAAGTCGACCAAGGTCGAGAAGCTGGACGACGAGCACGTCCGCATCACCGGCGACCTGACCATCAAGGCCACCACCAAGCAGGTCAGCATCGACTTCGAGTTCGGTGGCGTCGCTCAAGACCCGTTCGGCAACACCCGCATGGGCTTCGAGGGTTCCCTGTCGATCAACCGCCAGGACTATGGCGTTGCTTTCAACGCCGCCTTGGAGACCGGTGGCGTGCTGGTCAGCGACAAGGTGGACATCGACATCGAGGTTTCGGCGGTCAAGCTGGTCGACGCCAACGCCTGA
- a CDS encoding DUF2284 domain-containing protein produces the protein MDDTPAYATTRRYARIRAVDYVERYVDVPRMLGYCEQCPIYGKAWSCPPFDFDPLKVWASFEWFEIDAVQIEFADEELAKQRTPTQIQAAVRRAIDREKRLAARAHRRRARQYSRSLAVSAGACELCEPCTRVQGLPCTHPDLMLHSIEALGGDVVASAEELCGLPVAWSDGARMPASVLVVTGLLSSDGPPDDGSGNPDRPRDEIAGTASE, from the coding sequence ATGGACGACACGCCGGCGTATGCGACCACGCGGCGCTATGCCCGGATAAGGGCTGTTGACTACGTCGAACGATATGTCGATGTGCCCCGAATGCTCGGCTACTGCGAGCAGTGCCCGATCTACGGGAAGGCTTGGTCATGCCCGCCCTTCGACTTCGATCCGTTGAAGGTCTGGGCATCCTTCGAGTGGTTCGAGATCGATGCGGTGCAGATCGAGTTCGCCGACGAGGAGTTGGCCAAGCAGCGCACCCCCACCCAGATCCAGGCCGCTGTTCGCCGCGCGATCGACCGCGAGAAGAGGCTGGCCGCCCGTGCGCACCGCCGTCGCGCGCGGCAGTATTCGCGCAGTCTGGCGGTGTCGGCCGGAGCGTGCGAGTTGTGTGAGCCGTGTACCCGCGTCCAAGGTCTGCCCTGCACCCATCCCGATCTCATGCTGCACTCGATCGAAGCGCTCGGCGGTGATGTGGTGGCGAGCGCCGAAGAGCTCTGCGGGCTGCCGGTAGCGTGGAGTGATGGCGCGAGAATGCCGGCATCAGTGCTTGTGGTGACCGGGTTGCTGAGCAGCGACGGGCCTCCGGATGACGGATCCGGGAATCCCGATCGGCCGCGCGACGAGATTGCCGGTACCGCTTCGGAATAA
- the rpmG gene encoding 50S ribosomal protein L33, whose translation MAKKSQQIRRIVKLRSTAGTGYTYVTMKNRRNDPDRLVLRKYDPKARRQGPPAGHRLAPAD comes from the coding sequence GTGGCAAAGAAGAGCCAACAGATTCGTCGAATCGTCAAACTGCGCTCGACGGCGGGCACCGGTTACACCTATGTGACCATGAAGAACCGACGCAATGACCCCGACCGGCTGGTGCTGCGCAAGTACGACCCGAAGGCCAGGCGTCAGGGACCCCCAGCTGGTCACCGACTCGCGCCAGCGGATTGA
- the rpmB gene encoding 50S ribosomal protein L28 gives MSRNCQVTGATPSFGNSVSHSHRRTRRRWNVNVQNKRYWVPPLSRHVTLRVSARGIHTIDQRGIDAVVADLLARGERI, from the coding sequence ATGTCTCGAAATTGCCAGGTCACGGGAGCGACGCCGTCGTTCGGCAACTCCGTTTCCCACTCCCACCGCCGGACGAGGCGACGGTGGAACGTCAACGTCCAGAACAAGCGTTACTGGGTCCCGCCACTGAGCCGTCATGTCACGCTTCGGGTGAGTGCCCGGGGTATCCACACCATTGATCAACGCGGTATCGACGCGGTAGTGGCCGATCTGCTGGCACGCGGGGAGCGGATCTAG
- a CDS encoding GTP-binding protein, protein MPPPEPGGSESGFDGLRRLSQPKTPVVLISGIDEVAMMAASLSVQLGLPGAVAVRHTIDSENGMLIRTVSDLTGVLECEQINLDHACVSCAIREDIVPTLERLAATQRWSGIIACLPATAEAVQVCRILGWAPGNAPHIRIAAVLTALEGSTVAEDLLGEDLLDERGLATGEDDRRGVAEVACAMVEYADLLCLTEPPRAEETALIRALARPKVPLINDLSLLDASILTPGIHRHPATEAWVSETRTADLPPLAGDAVWRLDLRSDRPFHPERFSDELATLGSGPRRSRGCFWLPTRPHDVCAWDGAGGQASVGRTRQWELGQRPFTRIVVTGIDDADDERTAIEAAFARSLLTDQEMATRGWIWNEGWDGFEAWLGPIDRIA, encoded by the coding sequence ATGCCACCCCCGGAACCAGGGGGAAGCGAAAGTGGCTTCGACGGTCTGCGCCGGCTGAGCCAACCCAAGACACCGGTCGTCCTGATCAGCGGCATCGACGAGGTCGCCATGATGGCTGCATCTCTTTCAGTGCAGCTCGGTCTGCCTGGTGCCGTGGCCGTGCGTCACACCATAGATTCCGAGAACGGCATGCTGATTCGCACGGTCAGTGATCTCACCGGTGTCCTCGAATGCGAGCAGATCAACCTGGATCATGCGTGCGTGTCGTGCGCTATTCGAGAAGACATCGTGCCGACCCTCGAACGGCTGGCCGCGACGCAGCGCTGGAGCGGGATCATCGCCTGCTTACCGGCGACCGCCGAGGCCGTCCAGGTATGCCGGATCTTGGGATGGGCACCCGGCAACGCTCCGCACATCCGCATCGCGGCTGTTCTCACCGCACTCGAAGGCAGCACGGTTGCCGAGGACCTGCTCGGCGAGGATCTCCTGGATGAGCGCGGCCTCGCAACGGGCGAGGACGACCGGCGCGGAGTCGCGGAAGTGGCGTGTGCGATGGTCGAGTACGCCGACCTGCTGTGTCTGACTGAGCCGCCCCGCGCCGAGGAGACCGCCCTGATAAGGGCACTTGCCCGACCCAAGGTTCCGCTGATCAACGATCTTTCGCTGCTGGATGCTTCGATCCTCACCCCGGGAATCCACCGTCATCCTGCCACCGAAGCCTGGGTCAGTGAGACCCGAACAGCCGACCTTCCGCCGCTCGCCGGTGACGCGGTCTGGCGCCTCGATCTGCGCTCGGATCGACCCTTTCATCCGGAACGGTTCAGCGATGAGCTCGCCACCTTGGGCAGCGGTCCCCGGCGCTCACGTGGATGCTTCTGGTTGCCCACCCGGCCCCATGACGTCTGCGCCTGGGACGGCGCAGGTGGCCAGGCGAGTGTCGGTCGCACGCGCCAGTGGGAACTCGGTCAACGCCCGTTCACCCGCATCGTCGTCACCGGGATTGACGATGCTGACGACGAGCGCACGGCCATCGAGGCAGCATTCGCCCGCAGCCTGCTCACCGACCAGGAAATGGCCACCCGAGGCTGGATCTGGAACGAGGGCTGGGATGGTTTCGAGGCGTGGCTCGGCCCGATCGATCGAATCGCCTGA
- the ykgO gene encoding type B 50S ribosomal protein L36, with protein sequence MKVRNSLRSLKMQPGSQIVRRRGRVFVINKRNPRLKARQG encoded by the coding sequence ATGAAGGTTCGCAATTCCCTCCGGTCGCTCAAGATGCAGCCCGGATCACAGATCGTCCGCCGTCGTGGCCGAGTATTCGTCATCAACAAGCGCAATCCCCGTCTCAAGGCCCGACAGGGGTGA
- a CDS encoding mandelate racemase/muconate lactonizing enzyme family protein, producing MKIERVDTYVLKTPLGRARFYSSQAEFPERNSLLVRLTSSDGLVGWGEGGQYGPAEPVKACIDAVLGPQLIAMHEVAPATAWETLYGRTRDFGQKGSYIEALSAIDIALWDLLGKQYNAPVSSLLGGRFREGVRAYGTGAYYSTVDFEPQRDLAALEALVRGYATEGFGMLKMKLGLLPVREDALRVERVREVLGDDFVLFADANHAYNSATAIQMGRVLEAADFSFFEEPVPPEDREGYARVRARVDVPIARGEAEYTRYGFRDFIAAGCADILQPDVCVCGGISEIRQIQALASAHNLRLIPHVWGSGVALAAALQVCAALPLAPYTHRAVPAQNEPVIEFDRSRNPLRDELLTSGFVLREGYLDVPAGPGLGVEVDMEVVARYAVASASLGRK from the coding sequence ATGAAGATCGAACGCGTCGACACCTACGTCCTCAAGACACCGCTGGGACGAGCCCGCTTCTACTCATCGCAGGCCGAGTTCCCGGAGCGCAACTCGCTACTCGTCCGGCTGACAAGCAGCGACGGACTGGTGGGCTGGGGCGAGGGCGGGCAATACGGACCGGCCGAACCCGTGAAGGCTTGCATCGACGCCGTGCTGGGCCCGCAGCTCATCGCGATGCACGAGGTGGCTCCGGCCACAGCGTGGGAGACCCTCTACGGCCGCACTCGCGACTTCGGGCAGAAGGGCAGCTACATCGAGGCCCTCAGCGCAATCGACATCGCCCTGTGGGATCTGCTCGGCAAGCAGTACAACGCTCCGGTGTCGTCCCTGCTCGGCGGCAGATTCCGGGAGGGGGTGCGCGCCTATGGCACCGGCGCCTATTACTCCACAGTGGACTTCGAGCCGCAACGCGATCTCGCAGCGCTCGAAGCTCTGGTGCGTGGCTACGCAACCGAGGGTTTCGGCATGCTGAAGATGAAGCTCGGTCTGCTGCCGGTCCGCGAGGATGCCCTCCGGGTAGAACGCGTTCGCGAGGTGCTGGGCGATGACTTCGTGCTGTTCGCCGACGCGAATCACGCGTACAACTCCGCGACGGCCATTCAGATGGGACGAGTGCTGGAGGCTGCGGATTTCAGCTTCTTCGAGGAGCCGGTTCCGCCGGAGGATCGGGAAGGCTACGCTCGGGTGCGCGCGCGGGTGGACGTTCCCATCGCCCGCGGTGAAGCCGAGTACACGCGCTACGGCTTCCGCGATTTCATCGCGGCCGGCTGCGCTGATATCTTGCAGCCCGATGTCTGCGTCTGCGGCGGGATCTCCGAGATCCGGCAGATCCAGGCGCTCGCCTCCGCGCACAACCTCCGCCTCATCCCGCACGTCTGGGGATCCGGGGTGGCGCTGGCGGCTGCGTTACAGGTCTGCGCGGCGCTGCCCCTGGCGCCCTACACTCACCGCGCCGTGCCTGCCCAGAACGAGCCGGTGATCGAATTCGACCGCTCACGCAACCCACTGCGAGACGAACTCCTCACGTCTGGCTTCGTTCTTCGCGAGGGCTACCTCGACGTGCCGGCCGGGCCGGGTCTCGGAGTAGAGGTCGACATGGAGGTGGTGGCGAGGTATGCGGTCGCCTCTGCCTCCCTCGGAAGGAAGTGA
- a CDS encoding AAA family ATPase, translating to MDELFSSLPVRRIEEHRLAPLSKDVWPATIPAVRQILDEGLDLSRLTVFVGENGTGKSTIVEALAQAFGLNAEGGTQNALHHTQRTESTLAEHLQLTRGAGGSKKGVFLRAETMHSHFAYLDSVGQSGRHNFQSHGESFLEFVVSRSGIRGLWVFDEAESALSFNSSLTFLSVVTDLVHDGSQVVISTHSPIFASLPEACLYEAGEWGLRRRRYDELELTQSWRLFLEAPERFLRYLGS from the coding sequence ATGGACGAACTCTTCAGCTCTCTGCCAGTTCGCAGAATTGAGGAGCACCGCCTCGCCCCGCTTTCGAAGGACGTTTGGCCGGCTACGATTCCAGCGGTGCGCCAGATACTCGACGAGGGCCTCGATCTGTCCCGATTGACGGTCTTCGTCGGCGAGAACGGTACCGGAAAGTCGACGATCGTCGAGGCTCTCGCACAGGCATTCGGGCTCAATGCTGAAGGAGGAACCCAGAACGCGCTTCACCATACGCAACGAACCGAATCCACATTGGCGGAGCATTTGCAGCTCACCCGCGGCGCAGGCGGCTCGAAGAAGGGCGTTTTCTTGCGAGCAGAGACCATGCATAGCCATTTTGCCTATCTCGACTCTGTCGGACAGTCCGGACGCCACAACTTTCAGAGCCATGGCGAGTCTTTCCTCGAGTTTGTTGTCTCGCGTTCAGGTATCCGCGGGCTGTGGGTGTTTGACGAGGCCGAATCCGCACTTTCGTTCAACAGCAGCCTCACCTTCCTCTCTGTGGTCACCGATCTGGTCCACGACGGTTCGCAGGTGGTCATCTCGACGCACTCCCCCATCTTTGCTTCGCTTCCTGAGGCTTGCTTATATGAAGCCGGCGAATGGGGGCTGCGGCGCCGCCGCTACGACGAACTCGAGTTGACGCAAAGCTGGCGCCTGTTTCTCGAGGCGCCCGAGAGGTTTCTGCGATACCTCGGCTCTTGA
- a CDS encoding DUF4870 domain-containing protein translates to MTNYSAPPAAGSGESRTAAMLAHLAGPIAAAVSAGWLSIVGPLVVWLLYKDKDPFVRHQSADAFNFQVTMWLVSVVGGLLCLTIILIPLGLVMIIVGVLASIIFGIIAAVQASKGQPYRYPWKLNLLN, encoded by the coding sequence ATGACGAACTATTCCGCTCCTCCGGCCGCCGGCTCTGGCGAGTCCCGCACCGCGGCCATGCTTGCCCACCTCGCAGGACCGATCGCCGCCGCGGTCTCGGCGGGATGGCTGTCGATCGTCGGGCCGTTGGTCGTCTGGCTGCTCTACAAAGACAAGGACCCCTTCGTCCGGCACCAGTCGGCCGACGCGTTCAACTTCCAGGTGACCATGTGGCTGGTCTCGGTCGTCGGTGGGCTGCTGTGCCTCACCATCATCTTGATTCCACTCGGCCTGGTGATGATCATCGTCGGCGTCCTCGCGTCCATCATCTTCGGCATCATCGCTGCGGTTCAGGCGTCGAAGGGGCAGCCGTACCGCTATCCGTGGAAGCTCAACCTGCTGAACTGA